The window GCGGGAGAAGAAGACGAGCAGCCACCGCCACAGCCGGGCCACCGGGCCGGCCCCGAGTTGTGCGCCCTGCTCGAACGCCGAGCGGAACATCGCGAAGTTCAGCGAGATCCGGCTGATGCCGATGCTCTCGGATTGCAGGCACAGCTCGCTGACCATCAATTCGATGGTGCCGTTGGGGGATTGGGGGGCACGTCGCATCAGGTCCAGTGACACACCGTTGCTGCCCCACGGCACCAGCGACAGCATCGCGACGACCTGGGTCCCGTTCTGTACGGCCTCCACCAGGAGGCAGTCGGCGTCGGCGGGGTCACCGAGCCGGCCCAGCGCCATCGAGAATCCGCGCTCGTCCTCGGTGTCACGCCAGGCGTCGGCGTGCGCGATCACCTCGGCCATCTCGTCGGGTGACAACTCGCGGTGTCTGCGGAAGCGCACGGCGACGCCGGCGCGTCGAGCGCGGGTGACGGCTTGGCGCACCGCGCGCATCTCGGGTCCGGAGAGACGGAAATCGTCCGGATGCAGGATCGCTTCGTCGCCGAGTTGCAGCGCGTGCAGGCCCGCCTGGCGGAACGCCTGTGCGCCGGTCGCGCTGGCGCCCATGACACCCGGCGCCCACCCGTAGGTCTCACACAACGTCAGCCACGCCTCGATGGCCTGCGGCCACGCCTTCGGGTCGCCGACCGGGTCGCCGCTGGCCAGGCACACGCCGACCTCGACCCGGTAGGTGATCGCGGCCCGTCCGTTCGGGGCGAAGACCACCGCCTTGTCGCGACGCGTCGCGAAATAGCCCAGCGAATCGTTCTTCCCGTACAGCTCCAGCAGACCGCGGATGGCGGATTCGTCCTCACCGGTCAGCGCGTTGTCCGCACGCTGTGACTGGAACAGCACGACCGCCGCGATCATCAGGGCCATCGCGCCGAACAGGCCGAGGAGGGCGTTGACCAGCACGTGCGGGTGGCCGGAGAACGCGCCGGCATCCGCCCCCGCGAAGGCGCCGACCCGGTTGAGCGCGTACCAGAAGCGATCAGGCCGGGCCAGGGTGCCGGGGAACAATTCGAGCAGACCCCAGCCGATCAGCGTGCCGACGGCCAGGCCCGCGACCAGGGTGACTGCCGCCTTGACGAGCGCGCCCGGGCGCACCCGGGCCCAGAATTCCCTGCGGGCCAACAGCAGAGACGCGATGGCGGCGAGGTGGAAGCCCAGGCCGATGATCTCGCCGACGTCCTCGAACCACCGGTCACCGTCGAGCAGTCCGGTGACGTTCCAGACGGCCGCGGCCACCATGTAGCCGGTCAGGATCCACCAGGCGATGCGTTTGCGGGCAGCGAGCGCGGCCGCGAGCAGCGCCAGCACGAACGCCCACGCGAAGCTCGTGTCCGGGAAGTTGAAGATGTAGTCGTCGACGAACTCGCGGGGAACGCGGATGATCGAGCGGACCAGCGGTGACACGCTCGCCAGCAGGGACAACGTGGCGATCACACCCACGATCCAGCCGGCCGCCGCGGGCACCCACCGGTGACTGGACTCGGGATGCGCCCTGACGAGGCGGGTTGCGGTCATAGGCCGGGAGGATATTCGCTCACCAGCCCCTCCGCGGGGATGTCGGGGGCGCGCCGACCGGCTACCAGACAGGCCCGGTGTATTTCTCGCCGGGACCGTGCCCGGGCTCGTCCGGGGCCGCACTGGCTTCCCGGAACGCCAGCTGCAGGCTCTTGAGCCCGTCGCGCACCGGTCCGGCATGCAGACCGAGGTATTCCGCGGATGCGGTGACGAGCCCGGCCAGGGCGGTGATCAGGCGGCGGGCCTCGTCGAGATCGCGGTAAGGGCTCTCATCGGGATCGGTGTCCGACAACCCCAGCTTCTCCGCGGCCGCGCTCATCAGCATCACCGCCGCCCGGGTGATGACCTCGACGGCCGGTATCTCGGCCAGTTCGCGCACGGGTGCCGAGTCGTCAGTTCCGGGGATGTCAGGACTATCCGTCATGGCTGCTAGACTTGCACGCGCGACCGTCCCGGCTTACGCCAGGACAGCAAAGTGGAGTCCCACTCCCACCGCCGGCCGACGATCACTCGAAGGCACTGCGGTCCGGTCACAGGCATCATAGATGCCTGTCCTGGTCGGCTTTGGGCCCTGCGACGAGCAGGGCTCATCTGTTCTACGAACAGTGCGCCGACGGCGTGAGGGACTCCTGAGGACAACCTAGGAGGCCCCATCAGCACTGAGACCCGCGTCAACGAGCGCATCCGCGTACCTGAAGTCCGCCTGATCGGACCGGGCGGCGAGCAGGTAGGCATCGTGCGCATCGAAGATGCACTCCGCGTCGCCGCGGATGCTGATCTCGACCTTGTCGAAGTGGCCCCGGATGCCAAGCCTCCGGTGTGCAAGATCATGGACTACGGCAAGTTCAAGTACGAGACGGCACAGAAGGCGCGCGAGTCTCGCAAGAACCAGCAGCAGACCGTCGTCAAGGAACAGAAGCTGCGTCCCAAGATCGACCCCCACGATTACGAGACCAAGAAGGGTCACGTCATCCGCTTCCTGGAGGCAGGGTCGAAGGTCAAGGTGACGATCATGTTCCGCGGACGCGAGCAGTCGCGGCCCGAACTGGGTTTCCGCCTCCTGCAGCGCCTGGGCGCCGACGTGGCCGACTACGGCTTCGTCGAGACGTCCGCGAAGCAGGACGGCCGCAACATGACGATGGTGCTGGCCCCGCACCGCGGCGCGAAGACTCGTGCCAAGGCGGCGCACGATGCAGACGCCCCGGCAGCGCAGCGCGGCACCGCGCAGGCTGCCGATGCACCGACCGACACACCACAGAACTGAGGACACCATGCCCAAGGCGAAGACCCACAGCGGCGCTTCGAAGCGGTTCCGTAAGACCGGAACCGGCAAGATCGTGCGCCAGAAGGCCAACCGCAGGCACCTGCTCGAGCACAAGGCCACCAAGCGCACCCGTCGTCTCGACGGCCGCACCGTGGTTGCTCCCAATGACGTCAAGCGCGTCACGAAGATGCTCAACGGCTAGAGGCCGTCACCGCATCCAGAACTTGACCTGACCCGACCGAGATAGGACTACCCCATGGCACGCGTGAAGCGCGCACTCAACGCGCAGAAGAAGCGGCGCACAGTACTGAAGGCCTCGAAGGGCTACCGCGGCCAGCGGTCGCGCCTGTACCGCAAGGCCAAGGAGCAGCAGCTCCATTCGCTGACCTACGCCTACCGTGACCGCAAGGCGCGCAAGGGCGACTTCCGCAAGTTGTGGATCACCCGCATCAACGCCGCGGCCCGCCTCAACGGCATCACCTACAACCGGCTGATCCAGGGTCTGAAGGCTGCCGGTGTCGAGGTCGACCGCAAGAACCTCGCCGAGATCGCGGTCAGCGACGCCGCCGCGTTCGCCGCGCTGGCCGAGGTCGCCAAGGCCGCGCTGCCCGCAGACGTGAACGCCCCGTCGGGCGAGGCTGCCTGACCCTCACCGAGCGTTCTGCCCGGGTGGCGGCAGCGGTCAAACTGCACCGCCACACCGGGCGCCGCCGCGCCGCACGCTTCCTCGCCGAAGGTCCCAACCTCGTCGAGGCCGCGTTGCGGCGCGGACTCGTTTCCGAGGTGTTCGCCACCGAGAGCGCGGCGGACAGATTCGGCCCGCTCCTGGCGGGCGCGCCCGTTCATCTGGTCACGGAGAAAGCCGCAAAAGCGTTGTCCGACACCGTGACCCCCGTCGGTCTGGTCGCGGTGTGCACCCTTCCCGAGGTCGATCTCGCCGAGGTCCTGACCGGCGAGCCGACCCTGGTGGCGGTCCCGGTCGGCATCTCGGAGCCCGGCAATGCCGGCACGGTGATCCGCGTCGCCGACGCGATGGGCGCCGACGCGGTGGTGCTCGCCGGTGACAGCGTCGACCCGTACAACGGCAAATGCCTGCGGGCGTCGGCGGGCAGCATCTTCTCGATCCCGGTGATCAGTCACCACGATGCCGCCGATGTCGTCACGCAGCTCAAAGACGCCGGGCTGCAGGTGCTTGCGACCGTGCTCGGTGGTTCGGTTTCCCTCGACGAGGTGGATCTGTCCGGTCCGACCGCATGGTTGTTCGGCCCGGAGGCCCACGGTCTCCCCGCCGAGGTCGCGGCGCTCGCGACGGCCGGTGTCGAGATCCCGATGACCGGGGGCGCCGAAAGCCTCAATGTCGCGTCGGCGGCGGCGATCTGTCTGTACCAGAGCGCCGCGGCGCACCGTCGCGCTGCTAGCTCGACCTGAGCATGCGCTCCGAGACCGCCAACAGCAGCTTGCGCGGCGCGATCCGGTAACCGGAGGCCAACAATGCGTTTCGCAACCCGGAGACGACCGTCGGGTCGGACTTGTCGAGCGCGGCGAAAGCGGTGTCGACCACCTGCTCGGCGGTCTGCCTTCCGTCGGTGAGGAACTTCTCGCCGGTCCGGTCGAAGAACTCCGTCTCCGTCGCGCCGGGGCACAGCGCCAGAATCCTGACGCCGGTTCCGCGGCATTCCTGCCACAACGCCTCGGTGTAGGACAGCACGAAGGCTTTGGTGGCGCCGTAGACAGCCATGCCGGGCGTCGGCTGGAACGCCGCCGTGGACGCCACGTTCAATACGACGCCGTGCCGCCGCTCGACCATCCCGGGCAGGAAGCGCGCGGTCAGATCGACCAATGTGCCGCAGTTCAATTGGATCTGGGCGGTATTGGCTTCCGGCTCCTGGTCGACGAACTTCCCGTGCAGACCGATGCCGGCGTTGTTGATCAGGACGTCGACGCTCCGGCCGAGCTTGCGCACGCCGCCCTCGACCTCGGCGCCCGACCCGGCGCCCGAGAGATCGGCGGTGAGGACGTCGACGACGATCCCGGGGTGCCGGGCGACGAGTGTCCGACGCAGCGCCTCCAGCCTCTCGGCGCGGCGGGCGACGAGGATCAGGTTGGCTCCTCGTCGGGCGAGCTGCACGGCGAATTCCTCGCCGATGCCGCCGCTCGCCCCGGTGACCAGTGCGGTGACGTTGCTGAACTCCACGGGCGCTCCTCGGTCGGACCTGACCAAGGCTAGCCCGTCGCCCCGCCGGCGGGCGCGATCTCGCGAAACGGCCCGGCGCCGGTCAGCTGCTCAGCAGCCCCCTGGCCACGTGCGTGATCTGAACCTCGTTGCTGCCGGCGTAGATCATCAGCGACTTGGCGTCGCGGGCCAGCTGCTCGACGCGGTACTCCGTCATGTAGCCGTTGCCGCCGAAGAGCTGGATGGCGTCCATCGCGACATCGGTGGCGGCCTGCGAGCAGTACCACTTGATCGCCGACGCCTCCGCCAGCGAGATCGGCGCACCGCTCTGCGAGGACTCGATCACACGGAACAACATGTTGCGCACGTTCATCCGTGCCACTTCCATGGTGGCGAGTTTGAGCTGGATGAGCTGGAACTGGCCGATCTCCTGACCCCACAGCTTGCGGGTCTTGGCGTAGTCGACACTGAGTCGCAGGCACTCCTCGATCACGCCGAGGGCCATCGCGGCCACGCCGACGCGTTCGGCCGAGAAGCTCGACCGGGCGCTGTCCCGGCCGTCTCCCGCCTCATTGTTCTCGGTCTCGCCCAGCAGGCGGTCGCGGCCCAGTCGCACGTTGTTGAAGAACAGTTCACCGGTGCGCGACGAGTGAATGCCCATCTTGCGGAACGGCTTCGACTGCACGAAGCCTTCCATGCCCTTGTCGAGCACGAACGTCAGTACCTTGCGGTCACGCTTGTCCACACCTGGCTCGTCGAGCTTGGCGTACACCACGACCACGTCGGCATCCGGCCCGTTGGTGATGAACGTCTTCTGTCCGTTGAGGATGTAGTCGCCTGAACCATCCGCGGCACGGGCTACCCAGGACTTCATGCCGCCGAAAGCGTCGGAACCCGAGTCGGGTTCGGTGATCGCCCACGCGCCGATCTTCTCGTAGGTGACCAGTCCGGGCAGCCACCGCTCCTGCTGCGCCAGCGTGCCGCGGCCCTGGATGGTCGGGACCGTCAGGCCCAGGCTCACACCCATGCCGGTCACCAGACCCATCGACACCCGGCACAGCTCCGAGATCAGGACGAAACCCATCCCGGCGGAGCCGCCGCCGAACATGCCGCCGCCCCCGGACTTCGACGGCTTCTCGCCACCCTCGCGCATCCGCGCCAGACGTTTGTCGAGGGCCTCCTTGGCCATCGCGTCAATGCCGAACGTCGCGAACAACTTTCGGACTATCGGATAGGGCTCCATGTCGCCGCTCTCGAGCTCGTCGAGGTGCGGGCGAATCTCCTTGTCGACGAACTCGCGAACGGCGTCGCGCACGGCAATGTCGACGTCTGACCAATCAAGCATGTGCCTAGGCTGCCTTACCGGTTCCGCGCGCCGGACGCCGCCCCGCCAAAGAGAACGTCGAGTGCACCAACGACCCCACCCGATCGAGCAGGGTCTTGCGCGGCGGCAGGTAGTGCATCGGCATGCTGCGGCGCTCGCGCGGCGGCGCCATGAACGCAGGCGCCTCGACCAGCGGGGCGTCGGCGGGAACCTTGCCCTCGGCCCGGCGGTAGGCCGCGACCGCCCGCGGATGCAGCCGGATCTCGTCGGGCACCGCGACGAAGGCCAGCTCGACCATCTTGCCGAAGAGCCGCAACACGATCTCGTCGCCGGGAGTCCAACGCATTCCGGCGCGTTCGCGCACCACGGGATCGAACACCCCGGCGGCGATCCAGCGTTGCGCGCCGATCATCGGTTTGAACATCTGGTCCCACACCGGGGTCGGCATCAGCACGAACCACGGCTTGGGGATCCGCATCGACAGGATGTCGAGGGTGGCGCTGTTGATCTCCAGCTCCTCACGGCACTTGCGGTCCCAGTACTCGCAGAACGCCTGCCACGACTCGGGCACCGGCGCCATGCTCATGCCGTACATCCGGTACCACTGCACGTGCTCGTCGAAAAGCTGCTCCTTCTCGGCCTCGGTCAGTCCGCCGCAGAAGTACTCGGCGGTCTTGATGATCAACATGAAGAACGTCGCGTGCGCCCAGTAGAACGTCTCGGGGTTCAGCGCGTGATAGCGCCTTCCGTCGGCGTCGACGCCCTTGATGGTCTTGTGGTAGCCACGGATCTGGGCACCGGTCTGTGCCGCGCGGTCCCCGTCGTAGACGACCCCCATGATCGGGTAGACCGAGCGTGCGACGCGCTGCAACGGTTCCCGCATCAGGATGGAATGGTCCTCCACGCCGGCGCCGAGCTGCGGGTACATGTTCTGGATCGCGCCGATCCACACCCCGAGGATGCCGGTGCGCACGTCCCCGAAGTACTTCCACGTGAGCGAGTCGGGTCCGAGCGGGAACGCTCCGGGAGCCTGCGGCTGCGCAGCACCCTCCGGGGTCTCCGACCCTTCCGGACTCAGAGAATCGTTTGCCATCGCCTTTGATCGCACCCTCCCAAGATAGGCGTTGACAACGCCCGTTGTCCACGGATCCGCGGTCCGTCCGGCGGGTGTTACGCAGACTCCACCACGGTGCCATCCCGCCGTGACCTGCCGGTTTATTGCCGCGAAGTCCCTCGTTTAGGCTTGTCGGCGTGGACGAGGACCCGCCGGGTGATCCAGGAGGCGGCCAGTTTGCAGGGCCGAGGGGTTGGTTCAGAGACATCAACCACCACGACGGTGTCATCGCCTTCCTCCGTCGCACCCGACGCGCGCTGCCCGGGGACCCCGATTTCGGGGATCCGCTGTCGGTCAGCGGCGTCGGAGGTCCGCGCGCCGCCGCCCGTGCGGCCGACCGCTTGCTGGAGCGGGACGCCGCGACGCGCGAGGTCAGTCTCGGAGCGCTGCAGGTGTGGCAGGCGCTGACCGAGCGGGTCTCCGGCCGTCCGGCCAATCCCGAAGTCACGCTGGTGTTCACCGATCTCGTCGGGTTCTCGGCGTGGTCTCTGCGGTCCGGT is drawn from Mycolicibacterium gilvum and contains these coding sequences:
- a CDS encoding DUF1844 domain-containing protein, producing the protein MTDSPDIPGTDDSAPVRELAEIPAVEVITRAAVMLMSAAAEKLGLSDTDPDESPYRDLDEARRLITALAGLVTASAEYLGLHAGPVRDGLKSLQLAFREASAAPDEPGHGPGEKYTGPVW
- the infC gene encoding translation initiation factor IF-3 — its product is MSTETRVNERIRVPEVRLIGPGGEQVGIVRIEDALRVAADADLDLVEVAPDAKPPVCKIMDYGKFKYETAQKARESRKNQQQTVVKEQKLRPKIDPHDYETKKGHVIRFLEAGSKVKVTIMFRGREQSRPELGFRLLQRLGADVADYGFVETSAKQDGRNMTMVLAPHRGAKTRAKAAHDADAPAAQRGTAQAADAPTDTPQN
- the rpmI gene encoding 50S ribosomal protein L35 produces the protein MPKAKTHSGASKRFRKTGTGKIVRQKANRRHLLEHKATKRTRRLDGRTVVAPNDVKRVTKMLNG
- the rplT gene encoding 50S ribosomal protein L20, with the translated sequence MARVKRALNAQKKRRTVLKASKGYRGQRSRLYRKAKEQQLHSLTYAYRDRKARKGDFRKLWITRINAAARLNGITYNRLIQGLKAAGVEVDRKNLAEIAVSDAAAFAALAEVAKAALPADVNAPSGEAA
- a CDS encoding TrmH family RNA methyltransferase encodes the protein MAAAVKLHRHTGRRRAARFLAEGPNLVEAALRRGLVSEVFATESAADRFGPLLAGAPVHLVTEKAAKALSDTVTPVGLVAVCTLPEVDLAEVLTGEPTLVAVPVGISEPGNAGTVIRVADAMGADAVVLAGDSVDPYNGKCLRASAGSIFSIPVISHHDAADVVTQLKDAGLQVLATVLGGSVSLDEVDLSGPTAWLFGPEAHGLPAEVAALATAGVEIPMTGGAESLNVASAAAICLYQSAAAHRRAASST
- a CDS encoding SDR family NAD(P)-dependent oxidoreductase; this encodes MEFSNVTALVTGASGGIGEEFAVQLARRGANLILVARRAERLEALRRTLVARHPGIVVDVLTADLSGAGSGAEVEGGVRKLGRSVDVLINNAGIGLHGKFVDQEPEANTAQIQLNCGTLVDLTARFLPGMVERRHGVVLNVASTAAFQPTPGMAVYGATKAFVLSYTEALWQECRGTGVRILALCPGATETEFFDRTGEKFLTDGRQTAEQVVDTAFAALDKSDPTVVSGLRNALLASGYRIAPRKLLLAVSERMLRSS
- a CDS encoding acyl-CoA dehydrogenase family protein, which translates into the protein MLDWSDVDIAVRDAVREFVDKEIRPHLDELESGDMEPYPIVRKLFATFGIDAMAKEALDKRLARMREGGEKPSKSGGGGMFGGGSAGMGFVLISELCRVSMGLVTGMGVSLGLTVPTIQGRGTLAQQERWLPGLVTYEKIGAWAITEPDSGSDAFGGMKSWVARAADGSGDYILNGQKTFITNGPDADVVVVYAKLDEPGVDKRDRKVLTFVLDKGMEGFVQSKPFRKMGIHSSRTGELFFNNVRLGRDRLLGETENNEAGDGRDSARSSFSAERVGVAAMALGVIEECLRLSVDYAKTRKLWGQEIGQFQLIQLKLATMEVARMNVRNMLFRVIESSQSGAPISLAEASAIKWYCSQAATDVAMDAIQLFGGNGYMTEYRVEQLARDAKSLMIYAGSNEVQITHVARGLLSS
- a CDS encoding oxygenase MpaB family protein; its protein translation is MANDSLSPEGSETPEGAAQPQAPGAFPLGPDSLTWKYFGDVRTGILGVWIGAIQNMYPQLGAGVEDHSILMREPLQRVARSVYPIMGVVYDGDRAAQTGAQIRGYHKTIKGVDADGRRYHALNPETFYWAHATFFMLIIKTAEYFCGGLTEAEKEQLFDEHVQWYRMYGMSMAPVPESWQAFCEYWDRKCREELEINSATLDILSMRIPKPWFVLMPTPVWDQMFKPMIGAQRWIAAGVFDPVVRERAGMRWTPGDEIVLRLFGKMVELAFVAVPDEIRLHPRAVAAYRRAEGKVPADAPLVEAPAFMAPPRERRSMPMHYLPPRKTLLDRVGSLVHSTFSLAGRRPARGTGKAA